TGCCTTTGAAGTGCCCGCATCACAGACCATCGCGATGAAAAAACGGACCGGCATCGGCGGTGGGTCGACGGTCACATATCTTGCGTCCGACAAGACCGTTCTTGTCGACACCGGCTATGACTACGAGGAGAACACCTCTGCTGAGAACCGGGATGCGAACAGACAACGCCTCATCCACTGCCTCATGGATGCGGGCCTGACGCCTCAGGATATCGATATCGTGTTCATCACCCACTGGCATGCTGATCACTTCATGAACCTCTCACTGTTCCCCGAAAGCGAGGTGATCTGCTCAGAGGCCGTGGTGCAGCGCCATGGTCTGGCATTCACCGGGGTTGCAGACAAAACAGAGATTGCAGACGGCATACGGGTTTGCTGCACTCCAGGCCATACCGTTGACCATGCCTCCCTTCTTGTCACAACCGAACCACTCCGCTACCGGGAACGGACACAGTCAGGGGGCAGTATATCCGGCATCGGGAGCGTAACCGTCGCTGTCGCAGGGGATGCCATCATCGATGCGGCGTATTATTGCACGGAAAAATTCTGGGACTATAACGCGGACTTTTATTCCCATGAGGCAGCACGGACAAGCAGTGAGACTCTCAGCGCACAGGCGGATTTCATCATTCCGGGTCATGGGACACTTTTCCGGAACATCCGGAAAGATGAATCCATGATAGCACGCAAAGAACAAGACCCAAATCAGTGAGAAGCCGCCCGCATGACAGGCAGCTGCTCCACGCCTTCGCTGACCCAGTTCCACGCCTCATCCTGACGGCAGAACGGGAAGAACCGGACGTCGGTATTCGGGAAGATGAAGAAATGGTCGACATAGGTCAAACGCCGTTCCCAGTCGCGGTCACCGATTATGGCCTCCCGCTCGACATAGAGCAGCCGTGAATCCTCCCGGACATCATCATCCATCGCCCCCATATCCTCGCTCTGGAGATCTGAGATATCAATAAAAAGCCGTATCAACCCGAAATTCTTAATCGTCCGGCGCAACGCCGGCAGGAAATCTTCCATATAATCCTCATCCGTGATCTCGCCAATGAACCGGAACCCCAGTATTGGTCCATGGCTTTCCGGCAGTCGTTCAATCATATCTTCTTTACCCCCATCGCAACACCACCGAACCGATGCACGCACCCTCTCCGGATTCCCGTCAGTGGGACAGTGCATCACAACGTGGTGTCTGTGGTGTGGCGATACTGTGGTGAAACGGATACATATACTTTGCTGCACGGGTGATTCGCAGGGGTGCGGGCGTCTCTCACAGGTTACATTCCCGGCATTTCTGGCACCGGCAGTCGATGTTGTCAATCTTATCGGTGAGCGCCCACTGTTTGAGATGCTTGATCACGTCCATCAGCCCAAGCCCCGCTCTCTGTCAGGAAATACTCACTCTGCACCGGAAAGGTTTCTGCATCAACCTGTTTCCCCACGAGCCCCTCTTCCTCCAGCTCGCGCAGCCGCTGCGAGAGTACCTTCGCAGTAATACCGTCAGGAGCCCCTTTTAATTCCGAAAACCTCCGGGTATAGTCATCTCCCTTATAGAACTCAAAAAGGACCAGAAGGACCCATTTTTTCGTCATATGGTGTGAACTCCCATTACCACAGGTGTAATATATACACTCCAACCCCCCATCATTTTCAATGGATCTTTCCCTTTCCGCATCCTCACACCACACTGTTCTTGCCCGCACCATCGCGGCTCTCGCGAACAGCGGCGGAGGGCGATGCATCATCGAGGGTGAACCGAAGGTAGGAAGAACGCTGCTCAAAACTGCCCTGCAGGAGATCCTGCCATCTCCTGACTATTCCGACACCAGCGGCACCCCCTCACCGAAATCGGCGACGGCGGGTACGGTCATCATCGTACGTCCGGCAAAGGTGGCAGTCAGAGAAGAGGAAAAACGAATAATTGCTACGGTCACACCGGGGGACTCGCTCTGCACCGTCGGGGGAACGGCTGTGGTCTATGAAGACGGGGCAGTCCGGCCCATCACTCTCACCGAAGTCGTAAGAAGGGCCGGTTCGGGGGGATAGGACCACGCTGCACCGATTACAACAGGATTGGAAGAGGGGAAGGAGAATGCCAGAATAATCCACAGCCACCTCATGACAGCGGGTGCGTATACTCTTTTTTGATGCATGTAACCCCCCGGTTATTCGATGTTCATCCTCCTATTTTGATCATTTATACCCTACAGGATGGATGTATGTTCAGGGAGCGGGGGGCGCCTGAGGCAGCCGGTCCCGCAACCGACAACGAGAAAGGAGTGATCCACCAAGTGAAAATGTGTTCAAAGACAGAGAAATGTCAGGCCCTGAAAGGGGCTCCAGATTGATGTTTTTAAGGTTCGGACCGGGTTTTTCCCGCCGTCCGGACCCCGAGCCATCAGATGAGTGATAAATTACAATATCCCGTGTATACCAAAAACCCCTGATACTACCAACCCGGGAAAAAAACCTGCTGACGTACATGATGTTCACCAGACCCAATCACACTAAAACCAATCCACCCCACAGCAGGGAAAAAATCCCGGAAATCAGGACTATACCGGTATGCCGGAAAATATCTCACACCTTCTTTATTCCGAGAGTCACCCAAAAAGATATCAATCAAACCGCGGGCTGACTCAGGATACTCATTCAGGAGAATTACCGATGATTGGCACATCCAAAAAAACCCGTCTGTTTTCTGCAATTATCATTGCAGCGTCATACAGGCTGAACTGCGGGCGTGTAGTCAACGGTAATGACACATCTGTCGGGCAATCATTTTCAGCCAAAAACCGGTTCATAACCGGCACATATCACGTTTGGGATAGCAAAATTCCCGAAATATCGATGCCGGAACACCAGAGAGGTGCAATATGAAAATACCGATACAAAACAGGCAACACATACAGAAAAAAAACGGCAGGAGTATACGCCCATACACGTTAGCGGCGTGCACCTGCACGGAGGTATCCTCACTATGAAGATTTCACATCATGGCATCCGCAGCCTTGCAACAGAACTTGCACCATTTGAGGGAATTACCCTTGAAGAGCTGAAGAACTCAGATGCCCAGCTCCTCAACAGAAAAGAGCGTAAATTTCTGATGACACGGGACCAGTTCTCAGACCTTCTCACCCGTCTTACCGGTTCATACCGGGTGGTTGAAATAGAGAATGACAGAATGAGCGGGTATTCGACCGAGTATTATGATACCGATTCATTTCTGACATACCTGCAGCACCACAACGGCAAAGCCAACCGCTTCAAACTGCGGGTCAGGCATTACCTCTCATCGGGAGATTCCTATCTTGAGATCAAGGAGAAACGAAACACCGGGCGCACAACGAAGCAACGTATCCAGGTGGCAAACGATGCGACATTATCGGAACCAAAACCCAGGGCATTTCTGACCTCGGCGTTTCCGTATGACTACCGGGCGTTTCACCCGGTACTCACGACCGACTACACGCGAGTCACCCTTGTCTCACGGAAACACCCGGAACGTATCACGTTTGATGTGAACCTCTCATTCCACACGGATGTTTGTGAATATTCCTATCCGGATGTCGTTGTGGGAGAAATAAAACACAACTGCCCCCTGCGGCAGTCACCAGCGGGTGCGGTGCTGCATACCATGGGAATCAGGAATACCAGCTTTTCAAAGTACTGCACCGGGATATCTCTGAACTATGCAGAGGTGAAGCATAACCGTTTCAAGAAAAACCTGCTTCTCCTTGAAAAACTTTCCAGAGGAGGGAACAGCGTATGCTGAGTGATACAAACCTTATATTTATCCTGGGGTTCTTCATCAATCTCCTGTTTGCGTTCATCATCATACGCTTCGTCTACTACCCACGCCAGAGCCAGCATACGTACCTCTTTACGTTCCTCGCTTTCAACACGGTGATCTATTTCATCATGGGTCTCTTCACGAGCGTGGAACTCTCCATAGGAGCCGGATTCGGGTTGTTTGCGCTCTTTTCAGTGTTGCGCTACAGAACAGAGACAGTCCCGATTCATGAGATGACATATCTCTTTCTCATGGTCGCACTCCCGGTTCTGAACTCCATTCTCATCAGCAGCTCCCAGTATGAGGAGCTGATCCTCACCAATGTGCTCATAACCGGAGTCATCTGGGCGCTCGAGAATGGCTGGGGTTTTACCAACCGGATGCACAGCAAAGAGATCGTCTACGAAAAAATCGATCTGGTGCACCAGGATAATAAGGAAGAATTGCTCGCGGACATACGGGAGAGAACCGGCCTGAATGTCGTCCGGTTTGAGATTGACAAGATCAATTACCTGCGTGATACCGTGAATGGACGGATCTTCTATCTGGAAGAATCCGGTCGAAGAAAGACATAAAGAGGAAAAACGACATGAAAAAAATCATTGCAATACTCGCGGGACTGATGGTGGCAATAGCGCTCATCGTTGCCGTCCCCGCTATTTTTGGGAATACGAATTCAGACAGTGTAACGACAGGGGTTATTTCAGACACCGCGTCTCAATCGGGTGTGGCATACACTCCGATTTCCGTTGAATATGATGCAGATGACCTGAATGCAGGCACAACCGGCACGGGAATGTCCTCTATTATCCTGGAAGGCAATTCCATCACATTCGATGGCAGCGGTGCAACCGTTGATGGAACAACAGTAACCATCACATCTGCCGGTATGTACAACATCTACGGATCCCTGAATAACGGGCAGATAATCGTGGATACCGATGACAAGGAGACGGTCAGGATTGTCCTGAACGGAGCGGACATCTCGTGTTCGACGAGTGCACCCATCTACGTTCTCAATGCGGAGAAGACCGTAATTACCCTGGCAGACGGCACGAAAAATTCAGTAACGGACGGGAGCTCCTATATCCTGGAGGATGCTGAATCAGACGAGCCCAATGCAGCAATCTTCAGTAAGGATGATCTCACGATCAACGGCGGCGGAACGCTCACCGTCACGGCAAACTACAATAACGGTATTCAGAGCAAAGACGATCTGAAAATTACCAGTGGCATCATCACCGTAACCGCAGTGAACGATGGCATCAAGGGCAAGGATTCCGTTGCAATCAGGGATGGAACCATCACAATAGAAGCAGGCGGCGACGGGATGCAGTCCACCAACGACAGTGATCCCGAAAAGGGATATATCGCAATTGAAGGAGGCACCATCGACATCGTCTCCGGAACAGACGGTATTCAGGCGGAAACAAGTATCTCCATCAGTGGCGGTGATATCACCATTGCATCAGGCGGCGGAAGCGGCACCAGCAGCACCAGTGACGCCTGGGGCAGATGGGACATGCAGACCACAGCTGCTGACAGCGATACGCAGGACAGCGCCAAGGGCATCAAGGCAGGCGTGGCAGTAATCGTTACGGGCGGCGCAATCACCCTCGACTCGTCCGATGATGCCATCCATTCGGGTGACAGTATCACGATTACCGGTGGAACGATTGAGGCCGCATCCGGAGATGACGGTATGCATGCCGATTCATCCCTGACGATCAACGGCGGAGAAATTACGATCACAAAGTCCTACGAGGGTCTTGAAAGTGCCACCATTACGATTAATGACGGGACGATTCACATTGTCGCAAGCGATGACGGGATTAACGTCGCCGGAGGGAATGACGGCTCCTCGGTGAACGGCCGGCCGGGCCAGAATGCCTTTGACACTGTCGGGAATTACTTCCTGTATATCAACGGCGGCTACACGGTCATCAACTCCGGCGGTGACGGGCTTGATTCTAACGGGTCAATCGAGATGACCAGAGGCGTAGTAATTGTGAACGGCCCCACAAACAACGGGAACGGAGCACTGGACTGTAACGGTGCGTTCGCAATTACCGGCGGATATCTTGTCGCAGTCGGCAGTTCCGGCATGGCAGAGACCCCTGACACATCGTCCACCCTCAATTCCGTGAAGGTGACATACGCATCCACACAGACTGCAGGCACGATGGTTCACATCGAAACCGAAGACGGAGAAGATGTCCTCACCGTTGTGCCGACCAAGGCATATCAGTCGGTCGTGTTCTGTTCTGCCGAACTGCAGGATGGAGTGACCTATGTCGTCTACTCCGGCGGAAGTTCGACCGGGACAGCCGCAGACGGCCTGTACTCCGGCGGAACATATACTCCCGGCACCGAGATAACGACCTTCACGGTCTCGGGCAGCGTGACCTATGCCGGTTCATCAACTACAGCCGGAGGTGCACCCGGCGGCGTTGCGCCCGGCGACGGGGGATTCCCCGGCGACAGGCAACCACGATAATAGAGCCATAGGGATGTGGCAGGAGAATACCTGAATCCTGAACCAACACCGGATAGAAGGAGGAGAATAAACGCGAAGACCAATTTCGTTCCATGAGACGGGATGGTACAAACGACAGGGAACGGGAATATCCCTCACCCCCTTTTTTGAGCAAAATGCTCCCAATATCAACAAAAACGATTAATAACCCAACCAAAATGAGAATACTCATCCGGTGCACAGTGCGGAACCCGTCGCAACAATTCCTGGACCGGGGATACATCGGAAATATCCCGAAGGCAACAGGCCCTATATCGTGGGGCATTCACTATTGGCAGACTCGCGCTTCTGGTATCAGCCGTCAGAAAATGAAGCAGTCTCCCTGCGGGAAAGACGTTGTGAGGCATTCCGCAGAGAAAAGCGTGAGTATGGAGAGAGAACAGACAGACCATTGGATGAATAAGCGTTCCCGATTCGGGGATGAAATCGCTGATTTGCCATTCTGCTCCCATTATCACAAATTCACCCATATACTTATTGCCACTGCGGTTTTTTTCCTAATTGTCAGTAATGAGTGATATCTATGAGAACAATTTCGAAATATTCAGCCCTTAGCATTTTTCTGCTGTTTCTCCTTGTCTTGCCGGTGTCGGCGGTATACGTCTGGGAGAACACCACCATCGATACCATCGATGCCGACCCGTACCAGAGCTCGTTCACCTCGCTTGCGTTCGACGCCAACGGCAACCCGGCGATCAGCTACCAGTACCGGAACGGTATCTATGACCTGAAGTATGCATGGAAGGACGCAGGCGGATGGCACAACACCACTGTCGATGCCGAAGGAGCTGTCGGCTACAGTCCCTCTCTCGCGTTCAACGGAGACTACCCGGCAATCAGCTACCAATACGGAACCGAACGGGACCTGAAGTATGCATGGAAAGACGCAGGCGGATGGCACAACACCACCGTCGATGCCGCAGGATTTGTTGGAGATTATACCTCGCTTGCGTTCAACGGAAGCTACCCGGCGATCGGCTACTACAACAATACCCAATCCTCCCTGAAGTATGCATGGAAGGACGCAGGCGGATGGCACAATACCACTGTTGATAACTCAGGATGGGTTGGAACATACCTTTCGCTCGCATTCAACGGAAGCTACCCGGCGATCAGTTACCGGGACGGCCCTACCAATAACAATCTGAAGTATGCATGGAAGGACGCGGGCGGATGGCATACCACTACCGTCGATGACGCAGGAGACGTTGGTATATTCACCTCGCTTGCGTTCGACACCGATGGCAATCCTGCGATCAGTTACTACGACCTGACCAATAAGGTTCTGAAGTATGCGTGGGAGAACGGAGGCGTCTGGCATACTATCACCGTTGATGAGACAGGAGACGACGTTGGCAAGTACACATCGCTTGCGTTCGACACCGACGGCAATCCTGCAATCAGCTACCATGATTCCTCTCCCAACAACAACCTGAAATATGCATGGAGGGACGAAGGCGTATGGCAGACCACCACCGTCGATGCCGCAGGATACGTTGGCCAATACACATCGCTTGCGTTCGACACTGACGACAATCCGGCGATCAGCTATTTCGACAGGACCAACGGAAAACTGAAGTATGCATTCCGCATACCCGTCGGCACCATCACCGTCACATCAGCGCCGACAGGAGCGACGGTCTGGCTCGACGATGTGGAAACCGAGTCTACAACGCCCGCGGATCTTACGGATGTCCCGACAGGCATGCACAACGTCACGGTCCTTCTGGACGAGTATCAGCCCGGAATTAACAACTCAGTTGAAGTCCTCTTTGATCAGACCACCGTTGTCACCTTTAGTCTTGTGCCGGTTCCCGGCAATCTCACCGTCACTTCCCATCCTGAAGAGGCGTGGATCTGGCTCAACGGGGTGAACACCACCGAGCAGACGAACACCACGCTTGAGGGCATTTCCCCCGGCACCTATGACGTCACCGTTCAGAAACAGGGGTACGAGACGCCGGCAAACGAGACAGTGACAGTGGTGAGCAATGCAACGACTGCCATCTCCTTTGACCTGATCCGTCAGACGGGTATTCTGCAGGTAAACTCAACTCCGTCCGGAGCAAGTGTCTACCTGAACGGCACCGACACCGGCGCCCTGACAAACGTCACACTCAGTGACAGACCGGTTGGCACCTATAATGTCACCGTTGTAAAGGACGGATATGATTCCGCCAGCCGGATTGTCACCCTCACAAAGGACGAAACGGAGGACATCAGTTTCACGCTGGTACAGCAGGTCGGGACATTGCAGGTCAACTCGAATCCGTCCGGAGCAGGTGTCTACCTGAACGGCACTGACACCGGTGCCCTCACGAATGTTACCCTCTCTGACACCCCGGTGGGGGTTTACAATGTCACCGTCGTAAAGGATGGCTATGACACAGCAACCCGGATTGTCACCCTCACAAAGGACGAAACAGAGGACATCAGTTTCACGCTGATACAGCAGGTAGGAACACTGCAGGTAAACTCAACTCCGTCCGGAGCAGGTGTCTACCTGAATGGCACCGACACCGGCGCCCTGACAAACGTCACACTCAGTGACAGACCGGTTGGCACCTATAATGTCACCGTCGTAAAGGATGGCTATGATTCCGCCACCCGGATTGTCACCCTCACAAAGGACGAAACAGAGGACATCAGTTTCACACTGGTGCAGCAGGTCGGGACACTGCAGGTCAACTCGAATCCGTCCGGAGCGAGTGTCTACCTGAACGGCACCGACACCGGCGCCATCACGAATGTTACCCTATCCGGCAAGCCGGCGGGGGTTTACAATGTCACCGTCGTAAAGGATGGCTATGATTCCGCCACCCGGATTGTCACCCTCACAAAGGACGAAACGGAGGACATTAGTTTCACGCTGGTACAGCAGGTCGGGACACTGCAGGTCAACTCGAATCCGTCCGGAGCAGGTGTCTACCTGAACGGCACCGACACCGGCGCCATCACAAACGTCACGCTCAGTGACAGACCGGTTGGCACCTATAATGTCACCGTCGTAAAGGATGGCTATGATTCCGCCACCCGGATTGTCACCCTCACAAAGGGCGAAACGGAGGACATCAGTTTCACGCTGATACAGCAGGTCGGGACACTGCAGGTCAACTCGAATCCGTCCGGAGCGAGTATCTACCTGAACGGCACCGACACCGGCGCCATCACAAACGTCATGCTCAGTGACAGACCGGTTGGCACCTATAATGTCACCGTCGTAAAGGATGGCTATGATTCCGCCACCCGGATTGTCACCCTCACAAAGGGCGAAACGGAGGACATCAGTTTCACGCTGATACAGCAGGTCGGGACACTGCAGGTCAACTCGAATCCGTCCGGAGCGAGTATCTACCTGAACGGCACCGACACCGGCGCCATTACGAATGTTACCCTATCCGACAAGCCGGTGGGGGTTTACAATGTAACCGTCGTAAAGGATGGCTATGACACAGCAGCGCAGATTGTTACCCTCACAAAGGACGAAACGGAGGACATCAGTTTCACACTGGTACAGCAGGTCGGGACACTGCAGGTCAACTCAACTCCGTCCGGAGCGAGTGTCTACCTGAACGGCACCGACACCGGCGCCATCACGAATGTTACCCTCTCTGACACCCCGGTGGGTGTTTACAATGTCACGGTTGAGAAAGAGGGATACGAACCCGCAACCCGGATTGCCCCTGTGACAGAGGGCACCACCGAAAATGTAGCCTTCACGCTCACACTTCTCCCCCCTGTCGCAAACTTCACTGCAGACCCGACCGCCGGCAGTGCCCCTCTTACGGTGCAGTTCAATGACACATCAACCGGCATTGGCGACACATGGCACTGGGACTTCGGCGACGGTACGAACTCAACCGAACAGAACCCCTCCCACACCTACGCCACAGGCACCTACACCGTGGCACTAACGGTCGCAAACACTGCAGGAAACGACACCGTCGTGAAGACCGACTGCATCACGGCAGTGTACAGGAGAACTCCGAGCGACGGAGATGACGACAATGCGTTACTGGTATTCGACAGAAGAACGAGTACACTCCTCACGTCTTCAGCGGGTAAGATCCTGCGGACAACCGAAATCACATCGGATGACGACATTGCCACCCTCACCCTCCCACTGGGCACAATCGCCCTCGGAGGGGACGGGAATCCCCTGACGAATATCACCATCAGAAAGATCAGCTCATCCGATCTCCCCCCGGCAACTGACAAGGCGACATTTAGCTTCGCAGGGTTCACCTACGAGTGTAACCCGGCAGGTGCGACGTTTGCCCCACCGATCACGCTCACCTTCACGCTCTCCGCGGAAGAATGGGAGATGCTCAACGGCGACGTAAGCGTACGGTTCTATGACGATGCGACCGGCACGTGGGTGAACGTCCCGGTGACGGTTGATGCTTCGGCACACACGGTGACCGCAACGGTCGCACACTTCTCCATCTTCGCTCTCTGTGTCGAGGCAGCGGACGATACCTTACCTGAGGCAGGAACAATACCGGTAACAACCGTTCCCACGGCAACAGAAGAAACAAATGTAGGGGATGACACAGACACGCCAGAGCCAACGCCCACCCAACAGTCACCACTCGGTTTTGCACCAGTGGCGGCACTCGGTGCGTTGCTGCTCTTGAAAAGAAGACGGTAAAGATTGAGGCCAGTCCTCACAGTCCTGGATTCCACAAACCACTATCTTTTTACTCCCTTACACGCCCAACAAAAAAATAGAATGTAGGGTTATTCCACCGGAATAGTCCGCTCCGGCGTCCACGCCGGGTCGACAAAACTCAGCATGGTCGCATTCACCTCTCCGGCATTCCTGTAGCCTTTCTCCTGGTCCGGCGCGATGTATGCGACATTCCCGGCAGGTACCTGTATCATCGTTCCACCGGGGGTGAATACCTCAACCTCGCCTGTGATCACGTAAATTACCTCAGACGCCCCGGCGAGCTCGTTGAAATCCGCAGACCCGCCCGGAAGGATTTCGGCGTATGCGACGCTGTAGTCAACCGGGAAGTGCTTATCCGGCATCAGCACCGGATTTGCCAGGGTGTAGATCATCATGTCAGACCCGATGTCCCATTCGATGCCCTCACGGGGATCGGGGATGACAATCGGGATACCGTTTGTTGCGCCACCATCCGTTCCCGGTGCATACGCTGCCAGTTCATCTCCGGACAGCTCAACCCCTGCTGAAAACGGCGGCTGAATGACGTCAATATAGCGGAGGGGCACATCTCCGGCCGCGGTGATTGTCTGCAGGACACCCATCGGCAGGACGACAATCTCCCCTTCCCGGGCGGTCACGGTTGTGGCATCGCAGTGGATCTCCGCTTCACCTCCAATCACACAGACCATCTCTGATGTCCCTAAAAGCCGGTGGGGGAGTGTCCCGTTGCCCGGCGGAAGAGTCACACATCCCATGCTGTAGTTAATTGTTATATCCGGCGTTTCTTCACCGATGATCCCGGAATAGTGTCCCTGCCCGTCAAAGATGGAGAAGCCTTCATCCGGCGTAAGCAGACGGATGTCCGCATCCTCTGCCGGAGACGGACTCTGGGTAAGACATCCGGCAGAGACGAGTGTGAGCGTTGCGATTAAGATGAGACAGACGACCCGGTGCATGGATTATGAATATGCGGGAGGGAGTATAAATCCGCTTATCTGCATCCGTAAGGGAGAATAAAATAGAGGGATGAGAGAGGGTTTGGTGGTATGACCGGGTGCATATGGCCGCTCCCGGTATCTTCACCGGAGGTTTAGTCCTTATTTTCCCTTCTTCTGCTGATGGAGAGAATTCCACCTGCCACCACAACGGCAGCGATGAGAATTCCCCAGGGCCAGAGGGCAGGCCCGTCCGATGATTCTGCTGGCGTCAGGGTCACATCCGGCACGGGCACTGCAGGCACCGTTTCGGCAAAGAGTGCGTAGGTGCTGAAATGACTGACCTGAATTGTGATGGTTCTCTCGTCTGCATCCGGAACGCCCG
Above is a window of Methanogenium organophilum DNA encoding:
- a CDS encoding PEGA domain-containing protein; translation: MSAVYVWENTTIDTIDADPYQSSFTSLAFDANGNPAISYQYRNGIYDLKYAWKDAGGWHNTTVDAEGAVGYSPSLAFNGDYPAISYQYGTERDLKYAWKDAGGWHNTTVDAAGFVGDYTSLAFNGSYPAIGYYNNTQSSLKYAWKDAGGWHNTTVDNSGWVGTYLSLAFNGSYPAISYRDGPTNNNLKYAWKDAGGWHTTTVDDAGDVGIFTSLAFDTDGNPAISYYDLTNKVLKYAWENGGVWHTITVDETGDDVGKYTSLAFDTDGNPAISYHDSSPNNNLKYAWRDEGVWQTTTVDAAGYVGQYTSLAFDTDDNPAISYFDRTNGKLKYAFRIPVGTITVTSAPTGATVWLDDVETESTTPADLTDVPTGMHNVTVLLDEYQPGINNSVEVLFDQTTVVTFSLVPVPGNLTVTSHPEEAWIWLNGVNTTEQTNTTLEGISPGTYDVTVQKQGYETPANETVTVVSNATTAISFDLIRQTGILQVNSTPSGASVYLNGTDTGALTNVTLSDRPVGTYNVTVVKDGYDSASRIVTLTKDETEDISFTLVQQVGTLQVNSNPSGAGVYLNGTDTGALTNVTLSDTPVGVYNVTVVKDGYDTATRIVTLTKDETEDISFTLIQQVGTLQVNSTPSGAGVYLNGTDTGALTNVTLSDRPVGTYNVTVVKDGYDSATRIVTLTKDETEDISFTLVQQVGTLQVNSNPSGASVYLNGTDTGAITNVTLSGKPAGVYNVTVVKDGYDSATRIVTLTKDETEDISFTLVQQVGTLQVNSNPSGAGVYLNGTDTGAITNVTLSDRPVGTYNVTVVKDGYDSATRIVTLTKGETEDISFTLIQQVGTLQVNSNPSGASIYLNGTDTGAITNVMLSDRPVGTYNVTVVKDGYDSATRIVTLTKGETEDISFTLIQQVGTLQVNSNPSGASIYLNGTDTGAITNVTLSDKPVGVYNVTVVKDGYDTAAQIVTLTKDETEDISFTLVQQVGTLQVNSTPSGASVYLNGTDTGAITNVTLSDTPVGVYNVTVEKEGYEPATRIAPVTEGTTENVAFTLTLLPPVANFTADPTAGSAPLTVQFNDTSTGIGDTWHWDFGDGTNSTEQNPSHTYATGTYTVALTVANTAGNDTVVKTDCITAVYRRTPSDGDDDNALLVFDRRTSTLLTSSAGKILRTTEITSDDDIATLTLPLGTIALGGDGNPLTNITIRKISSSDLPPATDKATFSFAGFTYECNPAGATFAPPITLTFTLSAEEWEMLNGDVSVRFYDDATGTWVNVPVTVDASAHTVTATVAHFSIFALCVEAADDTLPEAGTIPVTTVPTATEETNVGDDTDTPEPTPTQQSPLGFAPVAALGALLLLKRRR
- a CDS encoding DUF4956 domain-containing protein; translated protein: MLSDTNLIFILGFFINLLFAFIIIRFVYYPRQSQHTYLFTFLAFNTVIYFIMGLFTSVELSIGAGFGLFALFSVLRYRTETVPIHEMTYLFLMVALPVLNSILISSSQYEELILTNVLITGVIWALENGWGFTNRMHSKEIVYEKIDLVHQDNKEELLADIRERTGLNVVRFEIDKINYLRDTVNGRIFYLEESGRRKT
- a CDS encoding cupin domain-containing protein, whose product is MHRVVCLILIATLTLVSAGCLTQSPSPAEDADIRLLTPDEGFSIFDGQGHYSGIIGEETPDITINYSMGCVTLPPGNGTLPHRLLGTSEMVCVIGGEAEIHCDATTVTAREGEIVVLPMGVLQTITAAGDVPLRYIDVIQPPFSAGVELSGDELAAYAPGTDGGATNGIPIVIPDPREGIEWDIGSDMMIYTLANPVLMPDKHFPVDYSVAYAEILPGGSADFNELAGASEVIYVITGEVEVFTPGGTMIQVPAGNVAYIAPDQEKGYRNAGEVNATMLSFVDPAWTPERTIPVE
- a CDS encoding MBL fold metallo-hydrolase, giving the protein MPVHDIRIIKPGSILIDAFEVPASQTIAMKKRTGIGGGSTVTYLASDKTVLVDTGYDYEENTSAENRDANRQRLIHCLMDAGLTPQDIDIVFITHWHADHFMNLSLFPESEVICSEAVVQRHGLAFTGVADKTEIADGIRVCCTPGHTVDHASLLVTTEPLRYRERTQSGGSISGIGSVTVAVAGDAIIDAAYYCTEKFWDYNADFYSHEAARTSSETLSAQADFIIPGHGTLFRNIRKDESMIARKEQDPNQ
- a CDS encoding SpoIIAA family protein, with protein sequence MIERLPESHGPILGFRFIGEITDEDYMEDFLPALRRTIKNFGLIRLFIDISDLQSEDMGAMDDDVREDSRLLYVEREAIIGDRDWERRLTYVDHFFIFPNTDVRFFPFCRQDEAWNWVSEGVEQLPVMRAASH
- a CDS encoding carbohydrate-binding domain-containing protein; translated protein: MKKIIAILAGLMVAIALIVAVPAIFGNTNSDSVTTGVISDTASQSGVAYTPISVEYDADDLNAGTTGTGMSSIILEGNSITFDGSGATVDGTTVTITSAGMYNIYGSLNNGQIIVDTDDKETVRIVLNGADISCSTSAPIYVLNAEKTVITLADGTKNSVTDGSSYILEDAESDEPNAAIFSKDDLTINGGGTLTVTANYNNGIQSKDDLKITSGIITVTAVNDGIKGKDSVAIRDGTITIEAGGDGMQSTNDSDPEKGYIAIEGGTIDIVSGTDGIQAETSISISGGDITIASGGGSGTSSTSDAWGRWDMQTTAADSDTQDSAKGIKAGVAVIVTGGAITLDSSDDAIHSGDSITITGGTIEAASGDDGMHADSSLTINGGEITITKSYEGLESATITINDGTIHIVASDDGINVAGGNDGSSVNGRPGQNAFDTVGNYFLYINGGYTVINSGGDGLDSNGSIEMTRGVVIVNGPTNNGNGALDCNGAFAITGGYLVAVGSSGMAETPDTSSTLNSVKVTYASTQTAGTMVHIETEDGEDVLTVVPTKAYQSVVFCSAELQDGVTYVVYSGGSSTGTAADGLYSGGTYTPGTEITTFTVSGSVTYAGSSTTAGGAPGGVAPGDGGFPGDRQPR
- a CDS encoding polyphosphate polymerase domain-containing protein yields the protein MKISHHGIRSLATELAPFEGITLEELKNSDAQLLNRKERKFLMTRDQFSDLLTRLTGSYRVVEIENDRMSGYSTEYYDTDSFLTYLQHHNGKANRFKLRVRHYLSSGDSYLEIKEKRNTGRTTKQRIQVANDATLSEPKPRAFLTSAFPYDYRAFHPVLTTDYTRVTLVSRKHPERITFDVNLSFHTDVCEYSYPDVVVGEIKHNCPLRQSPAGAVLHTMGIRNTSFSKYCTGISLNYAEVKHNRFKKNLLLLEKLSRGGNSVC
- a CDS encoding winged helix-turn-helix transcriptional regulator, translated to MTKKWVLLVLFEFYKGDDYTRRFSELKGAPDGITAKVLSQRLRELEEEGLVGKQVDAETFPVQSEYFLTESGAWADGRDQASQTVGAHR